The Parafrankia irregularis nucleotide sequence GCGCGAGCGCCTGCTCGCGAGTGACGCCGGCCAGCTCGTCCCGGCTCCGCCCGCGGAACGGACCGCCGCTGGCGGTCAGCACCAGCTTGTGGACCTCCTCGCGCCGCCCCCCGCGCAGGCACTGGGCCAGCGCGGAGTGCTCGGAGTCCACCGGTACGAGCCGGTCAGGATTGCCGCCCAGCGCCTCGAGCACCAGCGGGCCTCCGGCGACCAGGGACTCCTTGTTCGCCAGGCCCACCGTCGCGCCTGCCTTGAGCGCCGCCAGGGTCGGGGCGAGCCCGACCGAGCCCGACACCCCGTTGAGAACGATGTCGGCCGGCCAGGACGCGATCTCGACGGCCGCGTCGGGCCCCGCGAGAATCTTGGGAACCGCGAACTCCCCGCGGCGGTACCCGCGTCGGGACGCCTCCGCGAAGAACGCGAGCTGCAGATCCTGCGCCGCGGACGCGGCGGCCACACCGACCGCCTCGACGCCGAGATCGAGCGCCTGCTCCGCGAGCAGGTCCACCCGTGACCCGCCGCCCATCAGCGCCACCACCCGGAACCTGTCCGGGTTGCGGCGTACGACATCTATCGCCTGGGTTCCGATCGAGCCGGTGGACCCGAGCAGAACCACTTCACGCTGGACCGAAGCCTCCGCCACACCGCCCATTCTCGCAGGCCCTTCGACGCTTGGACCGAGGCCTGTTCGGTTCCTGACACGTGCAACCCGAAGGTGTGCATTGGGTGCACCCGCGCCTACCCGCGGTCAGCGCCGAACACGCTGACCTGCCCCGTAGCCACTGGCCTCTCACCTGGCGTCAACCCTCACCCGCCAGCGGCCGCCGGGCTCGCCGATGCGGTAGCGGACACAGAGGGGACCACTGGAGTGGGGGACGGAGTCGGTCCGGTCGTGGGCTCGGTGGTGCTATCCGGTACCGCGGATACGGACGGTTCCGGGCCTGCCGACCTCGTCGCGGACGCCGGTGCCGGGCTCGTCGTGGGAGCGGCCGGCCTGGTCGCACCGCCCCCGGCCGTGCCACCGCCGCCGGACGCACCCCCACCGGTGACCGTCCGGCCGTCGGCCGGATGCCCGCCGAAGAACTCCAGGGCGACGACGGTCGCGCTCAGGCTCGACACGGTGGCCCCGAGCTCGGGCCGCGCGGCCGCGCCCGGCCAGGTGTGACCACCACCCTTGATGGCCAGCACCCCGACGTCCTTGCCCGTCGGGCAGGACGTCCAGGCAGTGAGCGCGGCGCTGGACATCTCCGCGCCGGCGGAATGCTCACCTCCGCAGCCGAACGCCCTGGCGTACCGGTCGGTACGGCTCTCGACGGGCTGCGCGACCAGCCCCACGAAGGGCGCGGTACGGGCCGGGCCGCCGCCGTCCCAGGGAGCTATCGCGTCCGCGGTTCCGTGCATCTCGAGCAGGTTCGCGCGCGGATCCGCGCAGTCGTCCGGGATCCGGCTCGCCGCGACCGTGACAACGGCCGCGAACCGGTCGGGCAGCGCGCAGGCGAGCTCCAGCACCATGTCGGCGCCATCGGAGAAGCCGCTGGCGAACACCCGCTTCGAGTCGAGGCACATCCGGCCCGTCAGGTCGTTGAGCACCGTGCCGATGAACAGAACGTCGTCGGGGCCGACCTCGGCCGAGCGAGTGAGGTTCCACCGGGCGGACACGCCGACCGGGGTGACGACCGCATAGCCCGATCTGGTCCCCGCGTCAGCCATCCCGGTGTACTGCTCCAGCTGGTCCACGGACTGGTCGCGGTCGTGCAGGTTGACGACGAGCGGAAGCGCCGTGCCCGCCCTGGCGCCCTGGGGCACGGCGAGCCGGTACTGCCGATCCGTGCCCGCGACGGTGACGGTCTCGGTGGTGACCCCGGACGGCAGGCTCTTGCCCGTCTGGCAGCCGCTGGCCGG carries:
- the dxr gene encoding 1-deoxy-D-xylulose-5-phosphate reductoisomerase — its product is MGGVAEASVQREVVLLGSTGSIGTQAIDVVRRNPDRFRVVALMGGGSRVDLLAEQALDLGVEAVGVAAASAAQDLQLAFFAEASRRGYRRGEFAVPKILAGPDAAVEIASWPADIVLNGVSGSVGLAPTLAALKAGATVGLANKESLVAGGPLVLEALGGNPDRLVPVDSEHSALAQCLRGGRREEVHKLVLTASGGPFRGRSRDELAGVTREQALAHPTWAMGPLVTINSATLMNKGLELIEAHLFFGVPYDDIEVVVHPQSLVHSMVEFTDGSTIAQVSPPDMRLPIALALGWPDRVPLAQPPMDWTRPQSLTFEPLDTVAFPAVDLARTAGRLGGTAPAVFNAANEEAVAAFLAGGLPFVRIVDLVAEVVEAHEVIARPTLDEVFETEREARAAANRLIEQAGGRPVAAGGRA
- a CDS encoding alpha/beta hydrolase family esterase → MRARSGALRNGSRPNSTLWLPITAAAGVLLLLLWYAMSQSPSGKSDAAAPVATALGRAGASGAAALAALPTVPAPPASGCQTGKSLPSGVTTETVTVAGTDRQYRLAVPQGARAGTALPLVVNLHDRDQSVDQLEQYTGMADAGTRSGYAVVTPVGVSARWNLTRSAEVGPDDVLFIGTVLNDLTGRMCLDSKRVFASGFSDGADMVLELACALPDRFAAVVTVAASRIPDDCADPRANLLEMHGTADAIAPWDGGGPARTAPFVGLVAQPVESRTDRYARAFGCGGEHSAGAEMSSAALTAWTSCPTGKDVGVLAIKGGGHTWPGAAARPELGATVSSLSATVVALEFFGGHPADGRTVTGGGASGGGGTAGGGATRPAAPTTSPAPASATRSAGPEPSVSAVPDSTTEPTTGPTPSPTPVVPSVSATASASPAAAGG